CGGGACGCATGCCGTTGGGACCACCGGGGCCACCGGGCATGCCCGGCATACCGGGACGCGGACCGTTCGGCACACCCGGACGCGGACCCTGGACAGGCCCGGTCGGAACCCTCGGCGGGACCTGCGGGCCGGTGGTCGGGGGCTTCGGCGGGGTCCAGGCCGGTGGCGGGAACGCCATGGGCGGCTTGGCGGTCGGGACGGGCTGGTTCACCGGCGGCGTGAACGTCGGTGGAGGCGTCGGCGGCGTGCCGGTCGGCGGGGGCGCCCACGAGGTGTGGGTGGTGCCGCCCGGCGTGCCGGGGATCTGGTTGACCGGGGCGACGGGCGTGCCGGTCGGCGGGGGCGCCCACGACGTGTTCGTGGTGCCACCCTTGTCGCTCGGCGACGTCCACGTCGGCGTGTTGTTGTAGCTCGCGCTCGTGTTGTTGTACTCGCCCGCGCCCGCCGGCGGCGGAGTGTCGACCACGACCTTCGGCGGCGGGACGAACTTGCCCAGCGTGTCGGCGTTCCACTCGCTGCTGGACTGGTAGTTGTTCATCACCTCGACGGCCTTGGCCTCGGCGTTGTCCTGCGCCGCTTCCTGCCGCTCGTGGTCCTGCTGCTGCTGGATGACGTGCATCATGCCGACCGGACCGGTCAGCCCGCCGACGATCGCGTCACCGATGGACGGCGCCTCGGTCGTCACCGGCAGCGGCTCGGGCATCTCCTTGCGGGCGTTCGCGATGTAGTCCGCCTGCAACTGGGCGGACGTCTCCATCGTGCTGGAACCCTGCTGGGCGTCCTCCGCCCACGCAGCGAGCGGCGACAGCGTGGCCGTCGTGGTGTCGGCGGCGTCGCCTTCCCAGCTCGCGCCGAGCTTGGCGAGCCCTTCCTTGATCGAGACGTCGATCTCGCCCAGGGCCTCGGACAACCCCTTCCAGGAGTCCTCCAGCGGCCGGGACGCGGCAACGCCCGGACCCTCGTTGATCATGCGGTGCAGATCGGGGTGGGCATACCCGCGCCAGCGGTGGTCACCCATAGTGCTCGCCCCCCTCGGGTGCGTAGGTCAGCAGGTCAGCCGTTGTGGACGCGTCCCCAGGACGCGGTGTTGTCGCCTTCGACGCGCCGGTAATCGGCTTCGATGGCGGTGAGCTGGTCGACCACGCCCTTGAGCTGCTCGCGGTACGCCTTGAGCGCCACCACGCCGGCCGTGTCACCGGACTGGAAAGTGTCCTGGTTGAACCGCTCGGCGGTCTCGTTGCTCACCGGGTCGCCTGCCCAGGGCCTGGCCTGGAGCTGCGTCATCGCATCGGAGAGCTTCGTGTCGAGCTGGTCCAACGCCCTGACGAACACCTCACGCGCGGCCGGGATCGCCGACGGATCGATGCTGAGCTTCCGCTGCGCACCGGCGTAGTCGGGCAGCGTCGTCGGCGTCGATCCTCCGCCACCACCATCCGCGATGAACACGGCACACCCCTCCTCAGTGCTGCACATACCCCAGCGTGTGCATCTGGGATGACTTTAGCTCTGATGTACGACACGAGTGAGCGGTTCCCTCTGCAAAGGGGAAAGTTTTCTACTTGCTCACATTGGCCACGACGGCCGCCGCGACCGGCTGGACGACCTGGCACAGCGTCGTCATGTCGGTCTCGCCCACGCTGCTCGCCCGCACGTCGACCACCTGGCCGTCGGAGACGTCCACCGCGACGGAGCAGGAGACGCCGAGCTCGGTGGTCGACTCGGTCATCAGCGCGGGGAAGCCGCCGACCTCCAGCTTCGTCACCTTGCCCGCGGACTTGGCGTAGTCGTCGACGCCCGCGGTGGAGTCGGTGATGAGGCCGACGAAGTACTTCCGGTCGTCGCGGCTGATCGTGCAGCTCTCTTTGTCCGGCACGCCACCCGGCTGCGGCGGCCGGTCCAGGCCGAACTCCAAGCGCTGCGGCTCAGTCAGCAGCGTGCACGGGTCGACGGCCTCGATGTTGATCGTCTTCGGGCGCTTGACCGGCTCTTTCGAGGTCGAGGACGAGGACGGCCTGCCCGACTTGGACGTCTGGCCGGCGGTGGTCGTCGGCGTCGAACCACCGGCGTTGGCGTTCCCGTCCGTGGATTGCGAGCAGCCCCCGAGCAGGGCCAGAGCGGCGATGAGCGGCACGACACGGCGCATGGGGCCTAACGTATCGGATCGACGTCACCCGTAAGACGACTTGCGGACAACGCGCTCGACAGCGCGCACGGTCAAACGCGGGTACGTAGCCTCGGCGAGGTGGGAGACACAGGACCTGGACGGATCGAGGATTACGCGCTGCTGTCGGATCTGCGGACGGCGGCACTGGTGGGGCTGGACGGGTCGATCGACTGGCTGTGCATGCCGCGGTTCGACTCGCCGTCCTGCTTCTCGCGGTTGCTGGGCACCGAGGACGACGGGCACTGGCGGATCGCGCCGACGGGCGAGGTGGTCTCGGTGCGACGGTCCTACCGGGACGGCAGCCTCGTGCTGGAGACGGAGTTCGAGACCGTCGACGGCGTGGTGCGCCTGATCGACACGATGCCGCCCGAGCAGGAGCACTGGGACGCCGACACGCGCGTGGTGCGGGTGCTGGAGGGCGTGTCGGGGCAGGTCGAGATGTCGATGCGGTGGGTGCTGCGGTTCGCCTACGCCGACTCGGTGCCGTGGGTGCGGCGCGGTGAACGGGACGGTCAGGAGTGCATCGTCGCCCTCGCCGGACCGTCGGCGGTGGCGCTCTACGGCGACCGGCTGCCGTTCCGGGTGCAGGGCCAACGGGCGCACGAGGCGGTGTTCACCATCTCCGCCGGCCAACGACTGTCCTGGGTGATGGAGTTCGCCTACTCGCCCGACGAGCCGCCCGCGCCGGTGGACGCGGTGGCCGAGGTGGCGCGGTCGGAGGCGTTCTGGCTGGCCTGGTCCTCGAAGATCGGGTACGACGGGCCGCACGCGGACGTCGTGCACCGGTCGCTGATCACGTTGAAGGGCCTGACGTACGCGCCGACGGGCGGGATCGTGGCCGCGCCGACGACGTCGCTGCCGGAGACGTTCGGCGGCGAGCGCAACTGGGACTACCGGTACTGCTGGCTGCGCGACGCGACGTTCACCTTGCTGGCGTTGGACAACTTCGGCTGCACGGACGAGGCCGCGGCGTGGCGGAAGTGGCTGCTGCGTGCCGTGGCGGGTGACCCGGCGGACCTCCAGATCATGTACGGCATCGGCGGCGAGCGGCACCTGGTCGAGTGGGAGGTCGACTGGCTGCCGGGGTACCGGGGCGCGAAGCCCGTGCGGGTCGGGAACGCGGCCTACCGGCAGTTGCAGCTGGACGTCTACGGCGAGGTGATGGACGCGCTGCACCTGGCACGGGAGCGCGGGCTGGGTGAGACGCCGGACTCGTGGGCGATGCAGCGCGGCATGATGCGGCACCTGGAGAAGGTGTGGGAGCAGCCCGACAAGGGGTTGTGGGAGGTGCGCGGGCCGGACCGGCACTTCACCCACTCCCGGGTGATGTTGTGGGTGGCGTTCGACCGGGCGGTGCGGGCGGTGGAGGAGTTCGACCTGCCGGGTCCGGTGGAGCGGTGGCGCGAGCTGCGCGACGTGGTGCACGCCGAGGTGCTGGCGAAGGGCTGGAACGCCTCGCTGGGCGCGTTCACCCAGTACTACGGCGGCACGGCGTTGGACGCGGCCACGTTGCTGATCCCGGCGGTGGGCTTCCTGCCGGGTGACGATCCGCGGGTCGTCGGCACGATGGACGCGATCGCCGGTGTGCTCAAGCGGGGCGATCTGGTCGACCGGTACGAGACGGAGGTCGGCGAGTCCGAAGTGGACGGGTTGGCCGGTGTCGAGGGAAGCTTCCTGGCGTGCTCGTTCTGGTACGTCGACGCGCTCGCGTTGGCCGGGCGGCGCGAGGAGGCGGTGGCGATGTACGACCGGCTCGTGGATCTGTGCAACGACGTGGGGTTGTTGGCCGAGGAGTACGACGCGGATACCGGGCGGATGTGCGGCAACTTCCCGCAGGCGTTCAGCCACCTGGCCCTGGTGAACAGCGCGGCCGTGCTGTTCGGCGGCCACACCCGTGACGAGCGGCACCGGGGCGGGGCGGCGTGAGGGCGGCGGAGGTCGTGCCGGGCAAGCCGGAGGCGTGCCGGGTGGTGGACCGCGAGGATCCCGACCGCCCGGACGAGCTGCTGGTCGAGGGCCTGCTGGTCGGCATGTGCGGCACCGACGTGGAGATCATCCGGGACGGTTTCGGTTGGCTGCCGCCGGGCCGGGACGCCATCGTGCCGTTCCACGAGTCGCTGGGCCGGGTGATCAGCAGCCCGACGCCGGACTTCGCGCCCGGTGACCTGGTCGCCGGTGTGGTGCGCCGGCCGGACCCGGAGCCGTGCCCGGCGTGCGCCGTGGACGCGTGGGACTTCTGCCGCAACGGCAAGTACACCGAGCGCGGCATCAAGGAGATCGACGGCTACGGCATGCAGCGCTGGACCGTGCCGCCCAAGTTCGCGATCAAGCTGGACCCGACGCTCGGCGACGCCGGTGTGCTGACGGAGCCCGCGTCCGTGGTGGCGAAGGCGTGGGCTCAGGCGTCGGCGGTCGCCGCGCGGTCCCACCTGCCGGTGCGCTCCGTGTTGATCACCGGCGCCGGGCCGATCGGGCTGCTGGCGGCGTTGCTGGGCGTGCAGCGCGGTCTGGAGGTGCACGTGGTCGACCGGGTCACCGAAGGCCGCAAACCGGACCTGGTCACCACGTTGGGCGCGACGTACTACTCCGACCTGGCCAAGGTCACGGCCGAGGTGGACGTGGCCATCGAGTGCACCGGGGTGGCCCAGCTGATCTGGGAGTGCACGCGCCGGGCGTCCGTCACGGTGCTGGCGGGCATCTCCGGCGAGCACGACCCCGTGCCGCTGGACCCGAGCGTGTTCGACGGGATGGTGCTGGGCAACAAGACGATCGTCGGCACGGTCAACGCGGGCCTGCCCGACTACGTCGCGGCGGCCGAGGCGCTGTCCGACGCCAGCCGGCCGTGGCTGAACGGCCTGATCACGCGGCGGGTGACGTTGGACCGGTTCACCGACGCGCTGGTGCGGGAGAAGGACGACGTGAAGGTGGTCGTGGACCTGGCCTAGCGGCCTGGCGGCCCGGCGTTCCGCTCAACGGCGCAGCAGTTCGTCGATCGACTCCGGCTTCATGGGCTTGGCGAAGAACCAGCCCTGGCCGGTGTCGCAGCCGAGCCGGTGCAGGCGCTTCGCCTGCGCCGGCGTCTCCACGCCCTCCGCGGTGACGCCGAGCTGCAACGCGTGGGCCAGCTGCACCAGCGTGGACACGATCTGGACGTCCACCGCGTCCTCTTCGTCCGCCGCACGCAGGCCTTCCATGAACGAGCCCGCGATCTTCAGCTCGTGCACCGGCAGGTGCTTCAGGTACGCCAGGTTCGAGTAGCCGGTGCCGAAGTCGTCGATCGCGATCCGCACGCCCATGTCCGACAACGCCCGCAAGGCCTCCAGCGGCTCGTCGGCGGTGCCCATGATCGCGCTCTCGGTCAGTTCGAGTTGCAGCTGGTGCGGCGGCAGGGCGCACTCGTCCAGGATCCGCTTCACGTCCCGCACCAGCTCCGGGTCGCGGGACTGGCGCACCGCCAGGTTGACGCTGACGAACGGCGCGGACTCGCCGAACTCCGCCCGCCACCGCTGCGCCTGCTCGCACGCGCGCCGCAGCACCCACCGTCCCAAGGGGACGATCAGCCCGGTCTCCTCGGCCAGCTCGATGAACCGGTCCGGCGCGAGCCGCCCGAACTCCGGGTGCTGCCAGCGCACCAGGGCTTCCACGCCCACCACTTTGCTGTCGTCGAGCCGCACCAACGGCTGGTAGTCCACGTAGAACTCGTCCCGCTCCAACGCCGCCGGCATGGTCGCGGACAGCGTGAACCGGGCGACCTCCTTGGCGTTGCGCTCGGGGTTGTACAGGGCCCAGCGCGACTTGCCGTCCGCCTTCGCCCAATACAGCGTGATGTCCGCGTCGCGCATCAGGTCGGCGGCCGTGGTGCCGGACAGCGCGCGCTCCACGATGCCGATCGACGCCGACACGGTCAGCTCGTGCCCGCCGATCCGGATCGGCGACTCCAGCTCCCGCAGCACCCGGTCGGCGACGTTGACGATGTCCTGGGTGTCCTTCGAACCCTCCACCAGGATGACGAACTCGTCCCCGCCCATCCGCGCGACCAGCTTGCCCTCACCGGACACCGAGTGGTCCAGCCGCCGGCCGACCTCGACCAGCAGCTGGTCGCCGATGTCGTGGCCGAGGCTGTCGTTGATCACCTTGAACCCGTCCAGGTCCAGGTAGCAGAGGCCCGCGCGGTGGCGTGCCTTGTTGTTGAACACGCGGCCGAGGCGTTCCAGGAACAGCGCCCGGTTCGGCAGACCGGTCAGCGGGTCGTGCAACGCCTGGTAGCGCAGCCGGTTCTGCAACAGGTGGCGGTCGGTGACGTCCTCGATCATCGCCACCTGGTACTGCGGGTCGCCGTGGTCGTCGCGCACGAGCGACAGGGTCAGGTGCGTCCACACCTGCTCGCCGTCGGCCCGGCGGAACCGCTTCTCGGCCCGGTAGTGGTCGCACTCGCCCGCGGTGAGCTGGTCGTACAGCCGCCAGACGCTGCCGCCGTCCTCCGGGTGCATCAGGTCGCGGATGTTGTACTGCCGCATCTCCTCGACGCTGAACCCGAGCATGTCCTGCAACGCCTGGTTCACGTCCAGGATGCGGCCCTCGATGTCGGCGATGCCGATGCCGATGGCCGCCTCGGTGAACATCGCCCGGAACCGCGCCTCGGACGCGCGCAGAGCGGCTTCGGCCTGGTCACGGGCGTCCAGCACGGCCGCGCGGATCGCCTCCTGCTCGGCCAGCGTCCGTTCACGCAGGGCACGCGCGTACCCGGCGGCCAACGCGCCTTGCAGCGCCGCCAGGCGGGACCGCATCAGCTCGTCGGGCCGGATGCCCAGCTCGCCCAGCAGGTCGTCGCCGAGCAGCTGCACGGTGCGGCCCAGCGTGTCCGTGCCGGTGAAGTGCGCCTCGACCAGGCGTGCGCCGATCTCGTACCCGGGCGCGGTGCGGAACGGGGTGGCGTGCAGCGCGTGCACCAGCACCTCGGTCAACGCCTGGAGGTGGTCGGCGACCTCGGCCCTGGTCATCGGCACGTAGCTGCTGCCGATCACCGCGGTGGCCCAGGTGCGGGCGAAGGCCTCCGCCCCGGCCAGTACGGCGGGGTCGAGGTTCGATCGGCCCGGTGCTGCCACCCGATGGTCAACCTGTTCCGTCATGTCCGCCGGCCTACCGCCACAACCGAGAGGATACGGCCGGTCGCCGACCGGGGTCGACAGCGGCGTTCCCGTTCAGGCCCGTCATCAGGGCTTCCGCCCGACTCCAGCGAAGCCGAGGAAGTGCGCGGCGCCCTCGTCCACGTCGTCCGGCGACTCGGGATGCCACAGCGGCAGCCGCGCCACACCCGGCTCCACCAGGTCGAATCCGCCGAACAGGTCCTCGACCTCGCGCTTCTTGCGGTACCGCATCTCGCCGACGCCGCGGTTGTACGTCGTCTTGGCGTCGTCCCAGGCGGGATCCCACTCGCCTTCCTCGTACCCGGCGTGCGAAATGGCCAGGTAGCTGCCGGACGGGACGGCCTCGCGGTAGGCGGCCACCACGCCGTTGGGGTCCTCGGAGTCCTGGACGAAGTGCAGCAGCGCGACCATCAGCACGCCGATCGGCCGGTCGAAGTCCAGCAAGCCCTGCACCTCGGGCGACTTCAGCACCCGCTGCGCGTCCCGCACGTCGGTCTGGAGCACGCCGACCAGCTCGTTCCCGGTCAGGATGGCCCGGCTGTGCGCGACCGCGACCGGGTCGATGTCCACGTACACCACGCGGGCGCCCGGGTCCGCGGCCTGCGCGATCTCGTGCACGTTGCCGACCGTGGGGATGCCGGAGCCCAGGTCCAGGAACTGCCGGATGCCCTGCGACAACATGTACCGCACCGCCCGGCGCAGGAACGCGCGGTGGTTGAGGATGTTGGTCCTGAGCACCGGCACGTCCGCCAGCACCTTGTCGCCCACGGCCCGGTCGACGGCGAAGTTGTGCGCGCCGCCCAACCAGTAGTCGTAGACCCGCGCGATGCTCGGGCGGCTCAGGTCGATGTCGCCTGGCGCCCAGGTCGGCCGCTCCACGCTGTCCACCCGACTCACTCCTCGGCCACTCGTGTCCCACCGTTGCGGTGACACCCACATCATGGGCCAATCCGGTGAGTTATCACACCGTTCCGTCACCGCGAGTTCCGAATCAGCCCTCCCCGACGTGATCACCGGTAAGAATGACCGCCTTGTGGGGTACCTGTGGATCGCGGGCGCGGTCGTCGTGGTGGTCGCGGTCGTGCTGCTGGTGGTGCAGCACCTCCGCAAGGGCAGCCTGCTGATGCCGACGCTGGCCGGGGCCATCGGGGCGTTCATGCTGGTCGCGGGCTGGTTGGTCCTGGTCGATCCCACCGCGCCGAAGAACGAGGCGGTCAAGACCGGTGGGCTCGCGGGCGGTGCGCTGGTGGCGCTGTACGCGCTCTGGCTGAACGACCGGCGGCGGCGCACCGACGAGGAGCGGCAGCGGATCGAGGTCGCCCGGCAGCAGTTGGAGGACGCGCGGGCCGACCACGACCGGTCGAGGGTCGCCGACGAGAGGTTCGCCCGATCGGTTGAATTGCTCGGGCACGACGCCGAGCAGGTGCGGGTGGGCGCGATGCACGCGCTGGCCGGCCTGGCCCGGTCACGCGGCGAGTACACCCAGACCGTGCTCGACGTGCTGTGCGCGTACCTGCGGCGCCCGTTCGCCGAGAAGGACTCGATCAACCCGAAGTCCAAGGACGAGCGTGAGCTGGAGGTCCGGCTCACCGCCCAGCGGTTGATCGCCGACCTGCTGCCCCACGACGACGCGAAGGCCGCCGGGACCCCGCACTACGACCTCGACCTGACCAGGGCGTACCTGGAGTACTTCGACATCTCCCACCGCCAGGTCGGCAGCCTGACCCTGCGTGCGGCGCACCTCAAGCAGTCGAACTCGTTCCACCACACGGTCGTGCACGGCGGCGCGTGGTTCACCGACGCGACGAGCGACGGGCGGCTGTACCTGCACCACATGGTCTTCCACGGCAAGGCGTGGTTCAGCCGGTTCACGTGTCACGACAACATCGACTACACCGCCACGAGGTTCCTCGGCCCCAACAAGTTCGCCGGGGTGGAGTTCACCGCGCCGGTGAGCTTCGAGGGCTGCGAGTTCGCCGAGCCGATCGACTTCGAGAACGCCCGGTTCAGCGGGGGCCTCAAGCTCGACCTGGCGAAACACGCGGTGGCGCGCACGCACGCCATGTACGTGTCGCTGGAGCACGAGAACGTCCTGCCCGATGGCTGGGTGGTGGAGCGCCGCGAGGGCGGCGTCGTCGGACTGGTCAGGAGCTGACGTGCGCGGACGCTGGTTGTTGGTCGCGAGCGTGCTCGCCGCGATCCTCGTGACGATCGTGACGACCGCCGTGCTGATCATGGTGGACCCGAAGCAGCCCAAGGCGGAGGCGATCAAGACCGGCGGGCTGGCCGGTGGCGCGATCGTCGCCCTGTACGCGCTGTGGCTCAACGACCGGCGGAGGCGCACCGAGGAGGCACGGCACGAGCTGGAGGGGCAACGGCTCGGGCTGGAGAGCGAGAAGGTCGCCGACGAGCGGTTCGCCCGTGCGGTCGAGCTGCTGGGCCACGACGCCGACCAGGTCAGGGTTGGTGCGATGCATGTCTTGGCCGGGCTGGCCCGCACCACGCCCCGGTACAAGCAGACCGTGTTGAGCGTGCTGTGCGCGTACCTGCGGCGGCCGTTCACGCACCCGTCGTTCGACGAGAAGGCCGACGACCCGGACCAGGCCTATTTCGGCGAGAAGGAGCGCGGCGACGTCGAGCCGGAGGACGACCGGGAGATGACGGTCCGGATGACCGCGCAACGGCTCATCACGGACCTCCTGCCGTGGGGCAGCGATCCGGACGAGACCCAGTACCACCTGGACCTGACCGCGGCGAACCTCTCGTACTTCCGGCTGGAGGGCCGCCGGTTCGGCCGGCTCGTCGCCCGGCGGGCCCAGTTCTACGGGATCACCGCGTTCCGCGAGATCGTGCTCACCAAGCCCGCGCTGTTCTCCGGCGGCACGTTCCACGGCCGGGTGGACTTCCGGGACGGCCGGTTCGAGGGCGGCATCTCGTTCCAGGACACCACGTTCAAGTCGAAGGTGGACGTCACCGGCGCGAAGGTCGGCACGTTCCTGCACGTCGCGCCCCAGCCGCCCGACGTGCAGATCGGCGACCTGGAAGTGCTGGCGGGCACCGCGTTCCGCGTCGACCCGGCGGGCTGGCGGCTAACCGGCGACGGGCAGGCCCCGGCCGGCCTCGACGACCATGTCCAGCAGGACTGACGCGGCAGCGCTCACGGTGGACGCGGTGACGACCGCGGTCTCGGCCATCGGGGCGTCGACCAGGTCCACGAACACCGCACGGGTCGGCTTCCCGGCGAACGACCGGGGCACCAGCGCGACGCCGAGGCCGAAGCCGACGAAGTCGAGCAACGAGTGCACGTCGTTGACCTCGACCGCGACCTTGCGGTCCACCCCGGCGGTGGCGAGCGCGCGGTCCACGTCGTCGCGGGTGCCCCAGTCCGGGTTGAAGTCCACGAACGGCTGACCGGCCAGCTCGGCGAGCCGCACCGACTCGCGTCCCGCCAACGGCAGCTCCGGCGCGCACGCCAGCACCAGCGGCTCACTCGACAGGGTGGACACCTTCAGGTCGTCACCCACCCGCCCGGCCGTGACGAACGCGAGGTCCAGCCGTCCGGCTCGGACGAGGTCGACCAGCTCGCCCGACCCGGCCTGGCGGAGCCGGAGCTCCACGCCGGGGTGCAGTTCGTGGAACCTGGCGAGCACGGCGGGCAGGTGCACGGCGTGCAGGCACTGGATGCTGCCGACGGACAACGTGCCGCGGAGCAGCCCTTGCACCGCGGCGACCGCGTCACGGGCCGCGTCGATCGTGCCCAGCGCACGCCGTGCCTCGACCAGCAACGCACGGCCGGCCTGGGTCAGCTCCACCTGGCGCGTGCTGCGCACGAACAGCGGCGCGCCCAGCTCGACCTCCAGTGCCCGGATCGAGGCGGAGAGCCCCGATTGGGCGACGTGCATCCGCCGGGCCGCCCGGGTGAAGTGGCACTCCTCGGCCACGGCCACGAAGTACTCAAGCTGTCGAAGCTCCACGATTCATCACCCATACTGCTGAATGGCATCAGGTCCTTCTGTTGGACAGCTTAATGCGTACCGCCCAAGCTGGTGGGGCACAAGTTGACCGCGAGGTCGCGGAGCAGCGGCAATCCAACACGGGCAATCCACCACAGGAGGGACTTACAGATGCTGACTCGTCGTATCGGAGGAGTCGAGGTCAGCGCCATCGGCCTGGGCGCGATGCCGATGTCGCTCGAAGGCCGCCCCGACCGCGCCCAGTCGATCGAGACGATCCGCACCGCGGTCGACAAGGGCGTGACGCTGATCGACACGGCCGACGCGTACTCGGCCGACGACAGCGACTTCGGGCACAACGAAGAGCTGATCGCCGAAGCCCTGAAGGGCGTCGACGGCGTCATGGTCGCCACCAAGGGCGGCCACACCCGGACGTCCGGCGGCGGCTGGGACGTGAACGGGCGCCCGGAGTACCTGAAGGCGGCGTGCGACGCGTCGTTGCGCCGGCTGGGCGTCGACGCGATCGACCTGTACCAGTTCCACCGGCCGGACCCGGCCGTGCCGGTCGCCGAGTCGGTCGGCGCGCTGGCCGAGCTGCTCGACGCGGGCAAGATCAAGCTCGCGGGCGTGTCGAACTTCGACCCGACGCAGATCCGGCAGGCGAACGAGATCCTGGGCGGTCGGCTGGCGAGCGTGCAGAACCAGTTCTCGCCCGCGTTCCGGTCCAGCGAACCGGAGCTGGAGCTGTGCGCCGAGCTGGACATCGCGTTCCTGCCGTGGAGCCCGCTGGGCGGCATCAGCGCGGCCGGTGAGCTGGGCGCCCGGTTCACCGCGTTCGCCG
This is a stretch of genomic DNA from Saccharothrix ecbatanensis. It encodes these proteins:
- a CDS encoding DUF3558 domain-containing protein — translated: MRRVVPLIAALALLGGCSQSTDGNANAGGSTPTTTAGQTSKSGRPSSSSTSKEPVKRPKTINIEAVDPCTLLTEPQRLEFGLDRPPQPGGVPDKESCTISRDDRKYFVGLITDSTAGVDDYAKSAGKVTKLEVGGFPALMTESTTELGVSCSVAVDVSDGQVVDVRASSVGETDMTTLCQVVQPVAAAVVANVSK
- a CDS encoding SAM-dependent methyltransferase, which produces MDSVERPTWAPGDIDLSRPSIARVYDYWLGGAHNFAVDRAVGDKVLADVPVLRTNILNHRAFLRRAVRYMLSQGIRQFLDLGSGIPTVGNVHEIAQAADPGARVVYVDIDPVAVAHSRAILTGNELVGVLQTDVRDAQRVLKSPEVQGLLDFDRPIGVLMVALLHFVQDSEDPNGVVAAYREAVPSGSYLAISHAGYEEGEWDPAWDDAKTTYNRGVGEMRYRKKREVEDLFGGFDLVEPGVARLPLWHPESPDDVDEGAAHFLGFAGVGRKP
- a CDS encoding PPE domain-containing protein; the protein is MGDHRWRGYAHPDLHRMINEGPGVAASRPLEDSWKGLSEALGEIDVSIKEGLAKLGASWEGDAADTTTATLSPLAAWAEDAQQGSSTMETSAQLQADYIANARKEMPEPLPVTTEAPSIGDAIVGGLTGPVGMMHVIQQQQDHERQEAAQDNAEAKAVEVMNNYQSSSEWNADTLGKFVPPPKVVVDTPPPAGAGEYNNTSASYNNTPTWTSPSDKGGTTNTSWAPPPTGTPVAPVNQIPGTPGGTTHTSWAPPPTGTPPTPPPTFTPPVNQPVPTAKPPMAFPPPAWTPPKPPTTGPQVPPRVPTGPVQGPRPGVPNGPRPGMPGMPGGPGGPNGMRPGMPGGMPGMPGGPGGMPGASNPAGLPGRGGVAGPGGFGPGAGGPGAAGRPGAGGAGMAGGMAGAQGGNGEDDIEHKAADYLVETNDVFGDDRLVAPPVIGEAPQQ
- a CDS encoding transcriptional regulator, which produces MFIADGGGGGSTPTTLPDYAGAQRKLSIDPSAIPAAREVFVRALDQLDTKLSDAMTQLQARPWAGDPVSNETAERFNQDTFQSGDTAGVVALKAYREQLKGVVDQLTAIEADYRRVEGDNTASWGRVHNG
- a CDS encoding alcohol dehydrogenase catalytic domain-containing protein, whose protein sequence is MRAAEVVPGKPEACRVVDREDPDRPDELLVEGLLVGMCGTDVEIIRDGFGWLPPGRDAIVPFHESLGRVISSPTPDFAPGDLVAGVVRRPDPEPCPACAVDAWDFCRNGKYTERGIKEIDGYGMQRWTVPPKFAIKLDPTLGDAGVLTEPASVVAKAWAQASAVAARSHLPVRSVLITGAGPIGLLAALLGVQRGLEVHVVDRVTEGRKPDLVTTLGATYYSDLAKVTAEVDVAIECTGVAQLIWECTRRASVTVLAGISGEHDPVPLDPSVFDGMVLGNKTIVGTVNAGLPDYVAAAEALSDASRPWLNGLITRRVTLDRFTDALVREKDDVKVVVDLA
- a CDS encoding pentapeptide repeat-containing protein, yielding MGYLWIAGAVVVVVAVVLLVVQHLRKGSLLMPTLAGAIGAFMLVAGWLVLVDPTAPKNEAVKTGGLAGGALVALYALWLNDRRRRTDEERQRIEVARQQLEDARADHDRSRVADERFARSVELLGHDAEQVRVGAMHALAGLARSRGEYTQTVLDVLCAYLRRPFAEKDSINPKSKDERELEVRLTAQRLIADLLPHDDAKAAGTPHYDLDLTRAYLEYFDISHRQVGSLTLRAAHLKQSNSFHHTVVHGGAWFTDATSDGRLYLHHMVFHGKAWFSRFTCHDNIDYTATRFLGPNKFAGVEFTAPVSFEGCEFAEPIDFENARFSGGLKLDLAKHAVARTHAMYVSLEHENVLPDGWVVERREGGVVGLVRS
- a CDS encoding putative bifunctional diguanylate cyclase/phosphodiesterase — translated: MTEQVDHRVAAPGRSNLDPAVLAGAEAFARTWATAVIGSSYVPMTRAEVADHLQALTEVLVHALHATPFRTAPGYEIGARLVEAHFTGTDTLGRTVQLLGDDLLGELGIRPDELMRSRLAALQGALAAGYARALRERTLAEQEAIRAAVLDARDQAEAALRASEARFRAMFTEAAIGIGIADIEGRILDVNQALQDMLGFSVEEMRQYNIRDLMHPEDGGSVWRLYDQLTAGECDHYRAEKRFRRADGEQVWTHLTLSLVRDDHGDPQYQVAMIEDVTDRHLLQNRLRYQALHDPLTGLPNRALFLERLGRVFNNKARHRAGLCYLDLDGFKVINDSLGHDIGDQLLVEVGRRLDHSVSGEGKLVARMGGDEFVILVEGSKDTQDIVNVADRVLRELESPIRIGGHELTVSASIGIVERALSGTTAADLMRDADITLYWAKADGKSRWALYNPERNAKEVARFTLSATMPAALERDEFYVDYQPLVRLDDSKVVGVEALVRWQHPEFGRLAPDRFIELAEETGLIVPLGRWVLRRACEQAQRWRAEFGESAPFVSVNLAVRQSRDPELVRDVKRILDECALPPHQLQLELTESAIMGTADEPLEALRALSDMGVRIAIDDFGTGYSNLAYLKHLPVHELKIAGSFMEGLRAADEEDAVDVQIVSTLVQLAHALQLGVTAEGVETPAQAKRLHRLGCDTGQGWFFAKPMKPESIDELLRR
- a CDS encoding glycoside hydrolase family 15 protein; this translates as MGDTGPGRIEDYALLSDLRTAALVGLDGSIDWLCMPRFDSPSCFSRLLGTEDDGHWRIAPTGEVVSVRRSYRDGSLVLETEFETVDGVVRLIDTMPPEQEHWDADTRVVRVLEGVSGQVEMSMRWVLRFAYADSVPWVRRGERDGQECIVALAGPSAVALYGDRLPFRVQGQRAHEAVFTISAGQRLSWVMEFAYSPDEPPAPVDAVAEVARSEAFWLAWSSKIGYDGPHADVVHRSLITLKGLTYAPTGGIVAAPTTSLPETFGGERNWDYRYCWLRDATFTLLALDNFGCTDEAAAWRKWLLRAVAGDPADLQIMYGIGGERHLVEWEVDWLPGYRGAKPVRVGNAAYRQLQLDVYGEVMDALHLARERGLGETPDSWAMQRGMMRHLEKVWEQPDKGLWEVRGPDRHFTHSRVMLWVAFDRAVRAVEEFDLPGPVERWRELRDVVHAEVLAKGWNASLGAFTQYYGGTALDAATLLIPAVGFLPGDDPRVVGTMDAIAGVLKRGDLVDRYETEVGESEVDGLAGVEGSFLACSFWYVDALALAGRREEAVAMYDRLVDLCNDVGLLAEEYDADTGRMCGNFPQAFSHLALVNSAAVLFGGHTRDERHRGGAA